The following proteins are encoded in a genomic region of Enterocloster clostridioformis:
- the ppdK gene encoding pyruvate, phosphate dikinase, producing MAKWVYKFHEGSAAMRNLLGGKGCNLAEMTNLGMPIPQGFTVTTEACTEYYNCGKQISQEIQDQIFEAITWLEGINGKKFGDTEDPLLVSVRSGARASMPGMMDTILNLGLNDVAVEGFAKKTGNPRFAYDSYRRFIQMYSDVVMEVPKSYFEKIIDEMKEAKGVHFDTDLTADDLKELAAKFKAVYKDAMNGEEFPQNPTEQLMGAVKAVFRSWDNPRAIVYRRMNDIPGDWGTAVNVQTMVFGNKGETSGTGVAFTRNPSTGAKGIYGEYLINAQGEDVVAGVRTPQPISKLAEDLPECYKEFMDLAIKLENHFRDMQDMEFTIEEGKLYFLQTRNGKRTAPAAIQIACDLVDEGMITPEEAVCRIEAKSLDQLLHPTFVPEALKAGEVIGSALPASPGAAAGKVYFTADEAKDAGKGGRGERVILVRLETSPEDIEGMHAAQGILTVRGGMTSHAAVVARGMGTCCVSGCGEIKIDEEAKVFELGGHTFHEGDYISLDGSTGKIYKGDIATQEATVSGNFERIMKWADQFRTLRVRTNADTPADTLNAVKLGAEGIGLCRTEHMFFEAERIPKIRKMILSETVEQREEALNELIPFQKGDFKAMYKALEGRPMTIRYLDPPLHEFVPTDPEDIKALADDMGMTVEAVNAKCAELHEFNPMMGHRGCRLAVTYPEIAKMQTRAVMEAAIEVKEECGYDIVPEIMIPLVGEKKELKYVKDVVVETAELVKKEMNSDIQYHIGTMIEIPRAALTADKVAEEADFFSFGTNDLTQMTFGFSRDDAGKFLDSYYKAKIYESDPFARLDQEGVGQLVKMAVEKGRSTKADLKCGICGEHGGDPSSVEFCHKIGLNYVSCSPFRVPIARLAAAQAALNNK from the coding sequence ATGGCAAAATGGGTTTATAAGTTCCACGAAGGCAGTGCGGCAATGAGAAACCTTCTTGGCGGCAAGGGCTGCAACTTAGCAGAGATGACAAACCTGGGAATGCCCATTCCACAGGGATTTACTGTTACAACAGAGGCTTGTACCGAATATTATAACTGTGGCAAGCAGATTTCACAGGAAATTCAGGACCAGATTTTTGAGGCCATTACCTGGCTGGAAGGTATCAATGGCAAGAAGTTTGGTGATACAGAGGATCCGTTACTGGTTTCCGTACGTTCCGGCGCACGTGCATCCATGCCTGGTATGATGGATACAATCCTGAACCTGGGATTAAACGATGTTGCAGTCGAGGGATTTGCAAAGAAGACCGGCAACCCAAGATTTGCTTACGATTCCTACCGCAGATTCATCCAGATGTATTCTGACGTTGTTATGGAAGTTCCAAAGTCCTATTTCGAGAAAATCATCGATGAGATGAAAGAAGCAAAGGGCGTACATTTTGATACAGATCTGACTGCTGATGATTTAAAAGAGCTGGCAGCAAAATTCAAGGCTGTTTACAAGGATGCCATGAATGGCGAGGAATTCCCGCAGAATCCTACCGAACAGCTGATGGGCGCTGTTAAGGCTGTGTTCCGTTCCTGGGACAACCCACGTGCCATCGTATACCGCCGTATGAACGATATCCCTGGCGACTGGGGTACTGCTGTTAACGTTCAGACCATGGTATTCGGAAATAAGGGCGAGACCTCCGGTACAGGTGTTGCGTTTACACGTAACCCATCCACCGGTGCAAAGGGAATCTACGGCGAGTACCTGATTAACGCACAGGGCGAGGACGTGGTTGCAGGTGTCCGTACACCACAGCCAATCTCCAAACTGGCAGAGGACCTTCCGGAGTGCTATAAGGAATTTATGGATCTGGCTATAAAGCTGGAGAACCATTTCCGCGATATGCAGGATATGGAGTTTACCATTGAGGAAGGCAAGCTGTACTTCTTACAGACACGTAACGGCAAGAGGACTGCTCCGGCAGCCATCCAGATTGCCTGCGATTTAGTAGATGAAGGCATGATTACCCCGGAAGAGGCTGTATGCAGAATCGAGGCTAAGTCCTTAGACCAGCTGCTGCATCCCACCTTTGTTCCGGAAGCACTGAAGGCCGGCGAAGTAATCGGAAGCGCGCTTCCTGCATCTCCTGGCGCTGCAGCCGGCAAGGTGTACTTTACAGCTGACGAGGCTAAGGATGCCGGCAAGGGCGGCAGAGGCGAGAGAGTTATCCTGGTTCGTCTGGAGACATCCCCAGAGGATATTGAGGGCATGCACGCAGCACAGGGTATCCTGACTGTCCGCGGCGGTATGACCAGCCATGCAGCAGTTGTTGCACGTGGCATGGGAACCTGCTGTGTATCCGGCTGCGGCGAGATTAAGATTGACGAAGAGGCTAAGGTATTTGAACTTGGCGGACATACATTCCATGAGGGGGATTACATTTCCCTGGATGGTTCTACAGGAAAGATCTACAAGGGCGACATCGCTACACAGGAAGCTACTGTAAGCGGTAACTTTGAGCGCATCATGAAGTGGGCTGACCAGTTCAGAACCCTGCGTGTACGCACCAACGCAGATACCCCTGCAGATACCCTGAACGCGGTTAAGCTGGGCGCCGAGGGTATCGGTCTCTGCCGTACAGAGCATATGTTCTTTGAAGCAGAGAGAATTCCGAAGATTCGTAAGATGATTCTGTCCGAGACAGTTGAGCAGAGAGAAGAAGCATTAAACGAGCTGATTCCATTCCAGAAGGGCGACTTCAAGGCCATGTACAAGGCTCTGGAGGGAAGACCTATGACCATTCGTTACCTGGATCCGCCTCTGCATGAGTTTGTTCCCACCGATCCGGAGGACATCAAGGCTCTGGCTGATGATATGGGAATGACAGTTGAGGCTGTTAACGCCAAGTGTGCTGAACTCCATGAGTTCAACCCAATGATGGGTCACCGTGGATGCCGTCTGGCTGTTACTTATCCGGAAATCGCTAAGATGCAGACAAGGGCTGTCATGGAAGCTGCAATCGAGGTTAAGGAAGAGTGCGGATATGACATTGTTCCTGAGATTATGATTCCATTAGTTGGCGAGAAGAAAGAGCTTAAGTACGTCAAGGACGTAGTGGTTGAGACTGCTGAACTGGTTAAGAAGGAGATGAACTCCGATATCCAATACCACATTGGTACCATGATTGAGATTCCGAGAGCAGCCCTGACTGCTGACAAGGTTGCAGAAGAAGCGGACTTCTTCTCATTCGGAACCAATGACCTTACACAGATGACCTTCGGCTTCTCACGTGACGATGCCGGCAAGTTCCTGGATTCCTACTACAAGGCTAAGATTTACGAGTCTGACCCATTTGCAAGACTGGATCAGGAAGGTGTTGGACAGCTGGTTAAGATGGCTGTTGAGAAGGGACGTTCCACAAAGGCAGACCTGAAGTGCGGTATCTGCGGCGAGCACGGCGGAGATCCTTCATCTGTAGAGTTCTGCCACAAGATTGGACTGAACTATGTATCCTGTTCTCCATTCCGCGTTCCGATTGCACGTCTGGCAGCTGCACAGGCGGCATTAAACAATAAGTAA
- a CDS encoding DeoR/GlpR family DNA-binding transcription regulator has translation MKIIRIEQEEAYIQKAQNVTIEELCEKFGVSKNTIRRDLIELEKKGSIVKNYGGVSSTIQNYDVGMLPFNTRGHLMLEEKKRIAERAAEFINDGDYIFVDSGSTVCNLVDYIKNLKVTVLTNNLDFIIRALQYPNIQIITFSGILNRDYYSFTSIDERSAEILSSYNFTKAFMAATGVTVQYGVMNSLLSDNELKVTAVNRAQEVYLLVDHTKFGKVTIKSYGSLEQIDTIITNQPPSDEMIESIRQCGCEIIIV, from the coding sequence ATGAAGATTATAAGGATTGAACAAGAGGAAGCATATATCCAGAAAGCACAGAATGTTACGATTGAAGAGTTGTGTGAAAAATTTGGAGTGTCTAAAAATACAATACGCAGGGATCTGATAGAGTTAGAGAAGAAGGGGAGCATTGTAAAGAATTACGGGGGTGTTTCCAGTACGATCCAGAACTATGATGTTGGAATGCTTCCGTTTAATACGCGGGGACACCTGATGCTGGAGGAAAAGAAAAGAATTGCAGAAAGAGCAGCAGAATTTATAAATGACGGAGATTATATTTTTGTGGATTCCGGTTCTACGGTTTGTAATCTGGTGGATTACATAAAGAATCTCAAAGTCACAGTGCTGACAAATAATCTGGATTTTATTATAAGAGCCCTGCAATATCCTAATATTCAGATCATCACATTTTCAGGTATCCTGAACAGGGATTACTACTCCTTTACAAGTATTGATGAGAGGAGCGCGGAAATACTTTCAAGCTATAATTTTACCAAGGCATTCATGGCAGCAACCGGCGTAACTGTACAGTATGGTGTTATGAATTCCCTTCTTTCTGATAATGAATTAAAGGTAACTGCAGTTAATCGTGCCCAGGAGGTATATTTGCTGGTTGATCATACTAAATTTGGAAAGGTGACCATAAAATCTTATGGATCCCTGGAACAGATTGACACCATTATTACAAACCAGCCTCCGTCTGATGAGATGATAGAGAGTATCCGGCAATGCGGCTGTGAAATTATTATTGTTTAG